A single Ctenopharyngodon idella isolate HZGC_01 chromosome 22, HZGC01, whole genome shotgun sequence DNA region contains:
- the tbx18 gene encoding T-box transcription factor TBX18: MAEKRRSPCTMSLKAHAFSVEALIGTEKKRKLEEDNENCFEEVNEVSSLTESPQPQTRRTCPSTRSCDIDCASDESPESEDVLLDSPQPAPQGAQLLAQSGTSSGEEMRVDLQGSDLWKRFHEIGTEMIITKAGRRMFPAMRVKIAGLDPHQQYYIAMDIVPVDNKRYRYVYHSSKWMVAGNADSPVPPRVYIHPDSPASGETWMRQVISFDKLKLTNNELDDQGHIILHSMHKYQPRVHVIRKECGEELSPVKAVPTGDGVKAFSFPETVFTTVTAYQNQQITRLKIDRNPFAKGFRDSGRNRMGLEALVESYAFWRPSLRTLTFEDIPGITKQDNRKSHRFGAT; this comes from the exons ATGGCTGAGAAACGACGGTCCCCGTGTACTATGAGCCTCAAAGCGCACGCATTCTCGGTAGAAGCGCTTATTGGCacggagaaaaaaagaaagctgGAGGAGGACAACGAAAACTGTTTTGAGGAGGTAAACGAGGTGTCGAGCCTGACAGAAAGTCCGCAACCCCAGACTAGGAGAACTTGTCCCAGCACCAGGAGTTGCGATATAGACTGCGCAAGCGACGAATCCC cGGAGTCTGAGGACGTGTTGTTGGATAGCCCACAACCTGCACCCCAGGGCGCGCAGCTCCTCGCGCAATCAGGCACGAGCTCCGGAGAGGAGATGCGCGTGGATTTGCAGGGCTCAGACTTATGGAAGCGCTTCCACGAGATAGGAACCGAAATGATCATCACCAAAGCCGGCAG GCGAATGTTTCCCGCGATGAGGGTTAAGATTGCGGGACTGGATCCTCATCAACAGTATTATATTGCTATGGATATTGTTCCTGTCGACAACAAACGGTACAG GTACGTCTACCACAGCTCGAAGTGGATGGTAGCGGGCAACGCCGACTCTCCTGTCCCTCCGCGCGTCTACATCCATCCTGATTCGCCTGCTTCCGGTGAGACGTGGATGCGGCAGGTTATAAGCTTCGACAAACTCAAACTGACCAATAACGAGCTCGACGACCAAGGCCAT ATCATTCTGCACTCCATGCACAAGTACCAGCCCCGTGTCCACGTCATCCGTAAGGAGTGCGGTGAAGAACTCTCGCCCGTTAAGGCGGTTCCCACTGGGGACGGTGTCAAAGCATTCTCTTTTCCCGAAACTGTCTTCACAACGGTGACTGCATACCAAAACCAACAG ATAACAAGACTGAAGATTGACAGGAATCCATTTGCAAAAGGATtcagagactcaggaagaaatag GATGGGACTAGAGGCTCTGGTTGAGTCGTATGCGTTCTGGCGGCCCTCACTGAGAACTCTGACATTTGAGGACATCCCTGGAATCACTAAACAAG ataacCGAAAGTCTcacaggtttggagcaacatga